In one Carassius carassius chromosome 14, fCarCar2.1, whole genome shotgun sequence genomic region, the following are encoded:
- the LOC132156566 gene encoding urokinase-type plasminogen activator-like: protein MKCILRILLLACALYFIETTKSPRKKYTSTKAKDNCILDGSEESKNEVSMTVRGRTCVSWNILSRKYPSFHNCNHNYCRNLGNKIQPWCFVRKGNYYVREYCDIPHKEMKPTTTSPPTSDQPKQDTESTCGERRLNRITKIIGGSRSTVESQPWMAAIFKGEGFVCGGTLIASCWILTAAHCFPDGKRTRIMKYSVYLGKNAINETDTVKEQQFNISELVLHEDYNYTAEDFNNDIALLKIADSSGQCAVRTDYVRTACLPPFQQMLPTGFYCEIAGYGRHQKGGFKYSRYLKQAQVRLISQNACQKKYYSKEEVNENMLCAAGREWEEDACQGDSGGPLVCELNNTMFLFGIISWGKECAKKFNPGVYTKVTNYNNWISQHTGLPKYTAGSRYPQKD from the exons ATGAAGTGTATACTTAGGATATTACTGCTGGCATGCGCCCTGTACTTTATTGAAACA aCTAAAAGCCCTAGGAAAAAATACACTTCTACTAAAGCAAAAG ATAATTGCATACTTGATGGAAGCGAGGAGAGCAAAAACGAAGTGTCAATGACAGTCAGAGGACGGACTTGTGTATCATGGAATATATTATCAAGGAAATACCCCTCCTTCCATAACTGCAATCATAACTACTGCag GAATCTAGGTAACAAGATTCAGCCATGGTGCTTTGTAAGGAAAGGAAATTATTATGTGCGGGAATACTGTGACATTCCCCACAAGGAAATGAAACCAA CCACCACGAGTCCACCCACATCTGACCAACCAAAGCAAGACACAG AATCAACCTGTGGGGAGCGACGCTTGAACCGCATTACAAAGATAATAGGAGGATCAAGGTCAACTGTTGAGTCACAGCCTTGGATGGCAGCTATCTTCAAAGGAGAGGGATTCGTTTGTGGAGGAACTCTTATTGCTTCATGCTGGATCCTCACTGCAGCCCACTGCTTCCCTGACGG TAAGAGAACACGCATAATGAAATATTCGGTCTATCTGGGAAAGAATGCCATCAACGAAACCGACACTGTCAAAGAACAGCAGTTCAACATCAGCGAACTTGTGCTCCATGAGGACTATAATTACACAGCTGAAGACTTTAATAACGACATTG CTCTTTTGAAGATAGCGGACAGCAGTGGACAATGTGCAGTGAGGACAGACTATGTGAGAACCGCCTGTCTTCCCCCTTTCCAGCAGATGCTTCCCACAGGATTCTACTGTGAGATTGCTGGCTATGGAAGACATCAAAAGG gTGGCTTTAAGTACTCTCGATATCTGAAACAGGCTCAAGTGAGGCTTATTTCCCAGAATGCTTGCCAGAAAAAGTATTACAGCAAGGAAGAAGTCAATGAAAACATGTTGTGCGCAGCTGGTAGAGAGTGGGAGGAAGATGCTTGCCAG GGTGACTCAGGAGGGCCTCTGGTGTGTGAATTAAATAACACCATGTTCCTATTCGGTATCATTAGCTGGGGAAAAGAATGTGCAAAAAAGTTTAACCCAGGAGTTTACACAAAAGTCACCAATTACAATAACTGGATCTCACAGCATACTGGTTTACCCAAATATACAGCAGGCTCCAGGTATCCACAAAAGGACTGA